A single genomic interval of Vairimorpha necatrix chromosome 5, complete sequence harbors:
- a CDS encoding glycerophosphoryldiester phosphodiesterase, whose product MRRVFSFMIVEIYDISKDITIMVNQQTRIVAPVLFNNVRIIGNSDSKIFINDKEINSEQATVNVGSANILITRENFYDFQFTNEKNLGVVGHRGLGMDNGDVLENTIESFELALKKVKWVEMDVQLAYKKTPVIFHDTLIYDEETKEHHTEKGEKVIMTNDFPPTLNQVLQALKGKGGINLEIKYPINMDPLIQLSGFNEHDIESDADVGYDVPFFVDSIFKIIYKNNFTDIVFSSFSPYVLLYIKTRHPDARVLLLTDKYYEIINPFCTGIKLSGLVFNYRSFKTEDISKLSECLDKYVYDVFTKEEYENCVSMNIRGVITDNIDELLST is encoded by the coding sequence ATGAGGAGAgtgttttcttttatgaTAGTTGAAATTTACGATATATCTAAAGATATCACTATAATGGTAAACCAGCAAACAAGAATTGTTGCTCCTGTATTATTCAATAATGTTAGGATTATAGGAAACTCagattcaaaaatttttattaatgataaagaaataaacagTGAGCAAGCAACTGTAAACGTAGGAAGcgcaaatattttaataactcgtgaaaatttttatgactTTCAGTTTactaatgaaaaaaatttaggaGTTGTAGGACACAGGGGATTGGGCATGGACAATGGCGATGTATTGGAAAACACTATAGAGTCCTTTGAACTTGCTCTCAAGAAAGTGAAATGGGTAGAAATGGATGTTCAACTCGCGTATAAAAAGACTCCAGTAATTTTCCATGATACGTTAATTTATGACGAAGAGACAAAAGAGCACCATACGGAAAAAGGAGAAAAAGTTATAATGACTAATGATTTCCCTCCTACATTGAATCAAGTACTACAAGCACTCAAAGGCAAAGGAggtataaatttagaaataaagtATCCTATAAACATGGATCCTTTAATACAATTATCGGGATTCAATGAACATGACATCGAAAGTGATGCCGACGTGGGCTACGATGTGCCATTTTTTGTAGATTctatctttaaaataatctacaaaaacaattttactgatattgttttttcttcCTTTTCGCCATACGTCCTTCTTTATATAAAGACTCGTCATCCTGATGCTAGAGTTCTACTTCTTACagataaatattatgaaataATTAATCCTTTTTGCACTGGTATAAAATTATCGGGCCTAGTTTTCAATTATAGGTCTTTCAAAACTGAGGATATCTCTAAACTATCAGAATGTCTCGATAAATATGTATATGATGTTTTTACTAAAGAAGAATATGAGAATTGTGTTAGCATGAACATACGAGGAGTTATAACTGATAACATTGATGAGTTATTAAGTACGTAA
- a CDS encoding transcription factor tau: MKNNFDVIDYPLKIRENTKLIFHYNKYKIEFRIMDTLDSKKIYATKKRNTDLLLLLNIEDNNVNIIGHTTNLYEFEGPLDFYIDNTDFLAFKNKLGNVFIDGNITNLLDTSQITIEKFPPYYPPIINHYEMTPKILTITKNTILYKNKTESVRVYYNDKIPVSPLYNEEVDEDISHFINSLPCLILPFSVIKALFQEYKKSKKLNIAAEKIKTIISMFRYYVMDGPFRNCWVSFGYDPKIDKKNYKYQLIDLRSEGAFFHLFEKDLIIKEVEKNMDWYVKEDCDFKNGFFKKTLMQLILYHNHVKFENSSEEKEYFDILE; the protein is encoded by the coding sequence atgaaaaataattttgatgTTATCGACTATCCTTTAAAAATCAGAGAAAATACAAAACTAATATTTcattacaataaatataaaatagaatttaGAATTATGGATACGCTAGATtctaaaaagatttatgccacaaaaaaaagaaacacTGATTTATTACTACTATTAAACATAGAAGATAATAATGTAAACATTATTGGTCATACAACAAATTTATACGAGTTCGAAGGACCTCtcgatttttatattgataaTACAGATTTCCTAGcgtttaaaaataaattaggTAATGTTTTCATAGACGgtaatattacaaatttacTTGATACAAGTCAAATAACAATTGAAAAGTTTCCACCATACTATCCACCGATTATTAATCATTATGAAATGACACCAAAAATACTTACGATAACAAAAAAcacaatattatataaaaataaaacagaaAGTGTAAGagtttattataatgataaaattcCGGTAAGTCCGCTGTATAACGAAGAAGTAGACGAAGACATTAgccattttataaatagttTGCCGTGCTTAATACTGCCATTTTCTGTAATTAAAGCATTATTtcaagaatataaaaaatcaaaaaaattgaatatagcagctgaaaaaattaaaactatTATATCAATGTTTAGATATTATGTAATGGATGGTCCATTTAGAAATTGCTGGGTTTCATTTGGATATGATCCGAAAAttgacaaaaaaaattataaatatcaattAATAGATTTACGATCAGAGGGTGCTTTCTTTCACTTATTTGAAAAAGACttaattattaaagaagTTGAAAAAAACATGGACTGGTACGTAAAAGAAGATTGTGACTTTAAAAAtggattttttaaaaaaacactCATGCAGCTTATTCTGTACCATAATCATGttaaatttgaaaactCTTCCGAggaaaaagaatattttgatattttagaataa